CTGGGCAACTTCGATGGGGTCCACGCCGGTCACCGGGAGCTGCTCGGGCAGGTCTGCGGGAGGGCCAAGGCCCTGGGGCTCCCCTCGGTGGTGGTCTCCTTCGATCCCCATCCTACGGTGGTCACGGCCCCGGAGCGGAAGCCCAGGCTGCTCATGACCCTTGCCCAGCGGATCAGGGCCTTTGAGGAGTGTGGCGTCGATCTGGCCTGGGTCATCCCCTTCAGCCGGGATCTGTCGGAGCTGGGGCCCCAAGCCTTCCTGGAGGCCTTCCGGCAGACCCTCCAGCCCCAGGAGCTCCACGTGGGGAAGGGCTTCCGCTTCGGGCGCGATCAGGCCGGGGATCTGGAGACCCTGCTGGCCTGGGCGGGTGGGGCTGGGTGCCGAGTGCAGGCCCATGCCTTCAGGGCCCCCGATGGGGGCCTCCTCTCCTCCACCCGGGTCCGGGAGGCCCTGGATCGTGGGGAGGTCCAGGAGGCCGCACAGCTGCTGGGGCGTCCCTTCAGTCTTACGGGCCTGGTGGTGGAGGGCGACCGCCGGGGGCGGCACCTGGGTTTCCCCACGGCCAACCTCGCTTGGGAGCAGGAGCAGCTTCCGGGGAAGGGGGTCTACGTCACCGAAGTGCGGGGGCCCCGCTTGGAGGGGCCCCGGATGGGGATGACGAATGTCGGGGACAAGCCCACCTTCTCGGGGGTACACCTCACCGTGGAGACCCACCTTCCCGGCTTCCAGGGGGATCTGTATGGCTCGCACCTGGAGGTGGCCTT
The sequence above is drawn from the uncultured Holophaga sp. genome and encodes:
- the ribF gene encoding riboflavin biosynthesis protein RibF, translated to METWHHSLLTAPVYRPCLVTLGNFDGVHAGHRELLGQVCGRAKALGLPSVVVSFDPHPTVVTAPERKPRLLMTLAQRIRAFEECGVDLAWVIPFSRDLSELGPQAFLEAFRQTLQPQELHVGKGFRFGRDQAGDLETLLAWAGGAGCRVQAHAFRAPDGGLLSSTRVREALDRGEVQEAAQLLGRPFSLTGLVVEGDRRGRHLGFPTANLAWEQEQLPGKGVYVTEVRGPRLEGPRMGMTNVGDKPTFSGVHLTVETHLPGFQGDLYGSHLEVAFLHRLRGEHRFSSVEGLRAQIEEDVARGVAWWAQRSGI